One Pullulanibacillus sp. KACC 23026 DNA segment encodes these proteins:
- a CDS encoding APC family permease translates to MGSPSGFKKSLNLLDLTFLGLGSIIGSGWLFAAAGAAGFAGSYAWVAWIIGAVAFILIGLVYAELGSMMPRSGGFVRYPRYTHGTLVGYLIGFISMLAYSSVAGIEVEAVRGYAATWWTALGTDSAGPTFIGYVFEIALLVVFLLLNYWSVNVFGKFNTIITTIKFLVPILTVIILFTHFHASNLSVGGAKPGGMSGVFEAVSLSGIAFAFLGFRQAVDFGSEAKRPQRDIPLAIILSISLGTLMYLLLQFAFLGAVPAEQLAKGWANLSFQQAPYADLAKSLGILWLMNIIFIDAVISPSGTGNIYLSGTTRVLFAWAKTGLFYSLFRKVDARTGIPRGALWLSLILSIIWILPAHLNFWQGLVGNVTSATVLTYMIGPISLMALRKTAPGLDRPFKLKGIQVLAPLAFIAASLIIFWSGWTTNLEILGITLVSLVLYFAFMDRDGIRERIRSDWKSGAWLVFYYIFMLIMSRLGNYQLPAGAKPIIPSPWDSIIVVIGSLAFFYWGSNSAMVQPEIDEDDEDYEELKAADV, encoded by the coding sequence ATGGGAAGTCCAAGTGGATTTAAAAAATCGTTAAATTTGCTCGACCTCACTTTCTTGGGGCTGGGGTCCATCATCGGCTCAGGGTGGCTCTTTGCAGCCGCGGGCGCAGCTGGCTTTGCTGGTTCATATGCATGGGTCGCGTGGATTATTGGTGCTGTTGCCTTTATTCTCATCGGTCTTGTGTATGCAGAACTTGGCTCCATGATGCCTCGTTCAGGGGGGTTCGTTCGCTATCCAAGGTACACCCACGGAACGCTAGTTGGTTATTTAATTGGATTTATTTCTATGCTTGCTTATTCAAGTGTCGCGGGAATCGAAGTGGAAGCTGTTCGCGGATACGCCGCAACCTGGTGGACAGCATTGGGAACAGATTCAGCGGGGCCAACATTCATTGGTTATGTTTTTGAGATTGCGCTCTTAGTAGTCTTTCTCCTCTTGAACTATTGGAGTGTTAACGTATTTGGAAAATTCAATACGATTATTACTACCATTAAATTCTTAGTACCTATTCTTACGGTTATTATTTTATTCACTCATTTTCATGCTTCAAATTTGTCCGTAGGCGGTGCTAAGCCAGGCGGTATGTCTGGTGTTTTTGAAGCTGTGTCGCTTTCAGGGATTGCCTTCGCTTTCTTAGGATTCCGTCAGGCGGTTGACTTTGGTTCAGAAGCGAAACGTCCACAGAGAGATATACCTCTTGCCATCATTTTATCGATTTCCCTAGGAACCCTTATGTATCTTTTATTGCAATTTGCATTTCTTGGTGCAGTTCCTGCTGAGCAGCTTGCAAAAGGATGGGCAAATCTTTCCTTCCAACAAGCGCCTTATGCTGACCTGGCCAAATCTTTGGGGATCCTGTGGCTTATGAACATTATCTTCATTGATGCTGTCATCTCTCCATCAGGTACAGGGAATATTTATCTTTCCGGTACAACACGCGTTTTGTTTGCTTGGGCAAAGACCGGTCTCTTTTATTCATTGTTCCGAAAAGTAGATGCCCGAACTGGTATTCCAAGAGGAGCGCTCTGGTTGTCCTTAATCTTATCGATTATTTGGATTCTTCCTGCCCATCTTAATTTCTGGCAAGGTCTTGTAGGAAACGTCACTTCTGCGACGGTTCTGACTTATATGATTGGACCGATTTCTTTGATGGCACTAAGAAAAACGGCACCTGGTCTCGATCGTCCATTCAAATTAAAAGGCATTCAAGTATTAGCTCCACTTGCTTTCATTGCCGCTTCTCTCATTATTTTCTGGAGCGGTTGGACAACGAACCTTGAAATCCTTGGCATCACGCTTGTTTCCCTCGTCCTTTATTTTGCATTTATGGATCGCGATGGCATTCGTGAACGCATTCGTTCGGATTGGAAATCTGGCGCCTGGTTAGTCTTCTACTACATCTTCATGCTGATCATGTCACGTCTCGGCAATTATCAATTGCCAGCTGGGGCGAAACCAATTATTCCGTCACCTTGGGATAGCATTATTGTTGTCATCGGTTCCCTTGCCTTCTTCTATTGGGGATCTAACAGTGCTATGGTACAGCCTGAGATTGATGAAGATGATGAGGATTACGAAGAACTTAAAGCCGCTGATGTCTAA
- a CDS encoding sugar porter family MFS transporter, translated as MTSSTHTNYGFVTLVSIVAAVGGLLFGYDTSVISGAIGFMQTKFHLNSAMQGWVVSCLLIGAIIGAALAGFLSDRFGRKKMLIISGLLFTIGSIISALSPTINLFVIARIIGGIGIGISSTLVPLYIAEIAPSKNRGRLVSLNQLAVVIGISAIYFVNKAIVNAGDQSWDVNYSWRWMLGCGLIPGLLFVFLLLLVPESPRWLEKQGFDEKAFKLLEKINGTDQAKKELADIKNSIQKEASGSIRLLFKPGFRIALIIGVVLAILQQVTGINAIMYYAPEIFKKVGAGTNASLTETIIVGLVNFLFTLVSLWLIDKVGRKTLLIIGSAVMTISLAVVGFEFSSAHPNGTLVLFFILLFVAAFAVSFGPIVWLVIAEIFPTNIRGRATAIASVALWLADFVVSQFFPILLGKTGPATTFFIFAILSLFAFIFSATVVRETKGKSLEEIETEWSTH; from the coding sequence ATGACTAGTTCCACTCACACAAACTATGGCTTTGTTACCTTAGTTTCAATTGTTGCCGCTGTCGGCGGTTTACTATTTGGTTACGATACATCCGTCATATCGGGTGCCATCGGTTTTATGCAAACCAAATTTCATTTAAACAGTGCAATGCAAGGATGGGTTGTTTCTTGTCTATTGATTGGAGCGATCATCGGAGCAGCTCTTGCTGGATTTTTGAGCGACCGCTTTGGCCGCAAAAAAATGCTCATTATTTCAGGATTGTTATTTACAATCGGCTCGATTATCTCAGCTCTTTCTCCAACAATCAATCTATTTGTGATAGCACGTATAATTGGAGGAATTGGGATCGGTATCTCTTCAACCTTAGTTCCCCTTTATATTGCTGAAATTGCGCCTAGCAAAAATCGCGGACGTCTCGTCTCATTAAATCAATTGGCAGTCGTCATTGGGATTTCAGCCATTTATTTTGTAAATAAGGCTATCGTTAATGCCGGTGATCAATCCTGGGATGTCAATTATTCTTGGAGATGGATGTTAGGATGCGGATTAATTCCCGGACTTCTTTTTGTCTTCCTTCTCTTACTTGTTCCTGAAAGTCCAAGATGGCTAGAAAAGCAAGGCTTTGACGAAAAAGCTTTTAAGTTATTGGAAAAAATAAATGGAACTGACCAAGCAAAGAAAGAATTAGCCGATATCAAAAACTCCATTCAAAAAGAAGCATCTGGTTCCATTCGTCTTTTATTTAAACCAGGGTTTCGCATCGCCCTCATAATCGGAGTCGTATTGGCAATTTTACAGCAAGTCACCGGGATCAATGCCATTATGTACTATGCACCTGAAATCTTTAAAAAAGTCGGTGCGGGTACCAATGCATCCCTTACTGAAACCATTATCGTTGGGTTAGTTAACTTTCTATTTACCCTTGTTTCCCTATGGTTAATTGACAAAGTAGGGAGAAAAACCTTGCTTATTATAGGATCAGCTGTCATGACGATCAGTTTAGCCGTCGTTGGCTTTGAATTCAGTTCAGCTCATCCAAACGGGACACTTGTCCTATTCTTCATTCTCCTTTTTGTTGCGGCCTTTGCCGTTTCATTTGGACCCATTGTTTGGCTTGTTATTGCGGAAATTTTCCCAACTAATATTAGAGGACGAGCCACTGCCATTGCTTCTGTCGCTCTTTGGTTAGCCGACTTTGTTGTCTCACAATTTTTCCCGATTCTGTTAGGAAAAACCGGTCCAGCAACGACCTTCTTCATTTTTGCCATATTAAGTTTGTTTGCCTTTATCTTCTCTGCAACCGTAGTGAGGGAAACAAAAGGGAAATCGCTGGAAGAAATCGAAACAGAATGGTCCACTCACTAA
- a CDS encoding isochorismatase family cysteine hydrolase, with amino-acid sequence MTQEALLIVDMSNDFVHDEGGLTAGKAAQEIVPMIVQKANEFLQAGKVVAICMDAHEPNDTHFELWPKHNVKGTWGQKLYGPLEVWYQENKEHLNVLYIPKPEYDAFFETNLHDQLQEKGVARVHVTGVCTDICDFLTVYGAYARGYETVVYSKGTATFTNQHDLFLKHMEAIFKTKIV; translated from the coding sequence ATGACGCAAGAAGCACTTCTAATTGTTGATATGAGCAATGATTTTGTGCACGATGAAGGCGGACTTACTGCGGGAAAGGCAGCACAGGAGATTGTTCCAATGATCGTTCAAAAAGCGAATGAATTTCTGCAAGCAGGCAAAGTGGTCGCGATTTGTATGGATGCCCATGAGCCGAACGATACTCATTTTGAGCTATGGCCCAAGCATAATGTGAAAGGAACGTGGGGACAAAAACTGTATGGTCCGTTGGAAGTCTGGTATCAAGAAAATAAGGAGCATCTTAACGTTTTGTATATTCCTAAACCCGAATACGATGCCTTTTTCGAAACGAACCTTCACGATCAACTACAAGAAAAAGGAGTTGCACGCGTCCATGTTACCGGTGTTTGTACAGATATCTGTGACTTTCTCACGGTTTATGGGGCTTATGCGCGAGGCTATGAAACGGTTGTATATTCAAAAGGTACAGCAACTTTTACTAACCAACATGATCTTTTTCTTAAGCATATGGAGGCTATTTTTAAAACCAAAATCGTTTAA
- a CDS encoding amino acid permease — MLDRVDNKNESGSGNKQLKRGLRSRHLSMIAIGGAIGTGLFVSSGSTISTAGAGGALAAYIIVGIMVYFLMTSLGEMATFMPVSGSFETYASRFVDPALGFALGWNYWYTWAITIPAELAAASLVMKYWFPNSPSILWCAIFLVLFFLLNVFSVKGYGEGEFWFSSIKVSVIILFLVVGIAMILGIFTGHSSGFHTFNLGGTPFHGGLMAIFSTVLVAGFSFQGTELVGLAAGESDNPAKNVPKAIRQVFWRILLFYVLAIFVIGMLIPYTDPNLLKSDVQNVAISPFTLVFQRAGFALAAAVMNAVILTAVLSAGNSAMYASTRMLWALAKEGKAPRLFSKVNSRGVPINSLLINVFIGLIAFLSSMFGNGSIYTWMINASGLSGFLAWLGIAVSHYRFRKAYVAQGRDLNQLVYKAKWFPFGPIFAFILCAVVIVGQDYSGFMDKPINWTGVIATYIGLPLFILLWLGYKFFKKTNVVKLDQCHFDK; from the coding sequence ATGTTAGACAGAGTGGACAACAAGAATGAATCCGGATCCGGAAACAAGCAGTTAAAAAGGGGGCTCCGCTCAAGACATTTGAGCATGATTGCTATTGGGGGAGCTATTGGAACAGGCTTGTTCGTCTCCAGTGGTTCAACCATTAGTACAGCAGGAGCAGGAGGGGCCTTAGCTGCTTATATTATTGTGGGAATCATGGTGTACTTTCTCATGACCAGTTTAGGTGAAATGGCAACTTTTATGCCGGTTTCGGGTTCGTTTGAAACCTATGCAAGCCGCTTTGTTGATCCGGCGCTTGGATTTGCCCTTGGATGGAATTATTGGTATACCTGGGCCATTACGATTCCGGCCGAACTTGCCGCTGCTTCTTTGGTGATGAAATACTGGTTTCCAAACAGTCCATCCATCCTTTGGTGTGCTATTTTTTTAGTGCTATTTTTCCTATTAAATGTATTTTCCGTGAAAGGATATGGGGAAGGCGAATTTTGGTTCTCAAGCATTAAAGTTAGTGTTATTATCCTCTTTTTAGTCGTTGGGATTGCGATGATTTTGGGGATTTTCACTGGGCATTCTTCTGGCTTTCATACCTTTAATTTAGGCGGAACCCCCTTTCATGGCGGGTTAATGGCGATTTTTTCGACAGTGCTTGTAGCTGGTTTTTCGTTTCAAGGCACGGAATTAGTCGGACTTGCAGCAGGTGAGAGCGATAACCCGGCTAAAAATGTACCAAAAGCTATTCGACAAGTATTTTGGCGTATTCTCTTGTTTTACGTCCTTGCAATCTTTGTAATCGGTATGCTTATCCCGTATACGGACCCGAACTTGCTGAAATCGGATGTTCAAAATGTGGCTATCAGCCCATTTACACTCGTTTTTCAGAGAGCGGGATTTGCGCTTGCTGCAGCCGTTATGAATGCGGTCATTTTAACAGCAGTCCTATCAGCGGGAAACTCTGCTATGTATGCTTCCACTCGGATGCTCTGGGCGTTAGCAAAAGAAGGGAAGGCGCCGCGACTCTTTAGTAAGGTGAATTCAAGAGGGGTTCCCATTAATTCTCTGTTGATTAATGTGTTCATCGGTTTGATTGCTTTTTTATCTTCAATGTTTGGAAATGGCTCCATTTACACTTGGATGATCAACGCGTCCGGTTTAAGCGGCTTTCTTGCTTGGTTAGGGATTGCCGTCAGTCATTATCGGTTTAGAAAAGCTTATGTGGCACAGGGGAGAGATCTCAATCAACTTGTTTATAAAGCCAAATGGTTTCCGTTTGGACCTATCTTTGCCTTTATCCTCTGTGCAGTCGTTATAGTTGGACAAGATTATTCAGGCTTTATGGACAAGCCGATTAATTGGACAGGAGTCATCGCCACCTATATTGGGTTACCTTTGTTTATCCTTTTATGGCTGGGCTATAAATTCTTCAAAAAGACTAACGTTGTTAAGCTTGATCAATGTCATTTTGACAAGTGA
- the aspD gene encoding aspartate 4-decarboxylase produces MAETKNKQGADDEMEHISPFEIKNKLVDLAEGKKRMTRTMLDAGRGNPNWIAATPREAFFVLGQFAVSESRRVWNEYDLAGMPSREGIQERFEAYVKEHSEVPGIQLLKDIVDYGINELDFDPEKWLYELVDGIIGDNYPNPDRMLVRTEKAVQSFLLQELYGNDTSVGSFDLFAVEGATAAMCYIFDTLFRNYLIPNGSKIAVMVPIFPPYIEIPELPNFDFDVVDIRASALDKEGHHTWQYPDEELEKLTDPTIKAVFIVNPSNPPSVALTKESRQKIIDIVKNNNPDLMIISDDVYGTFIEGFRSLMVDLPYNTIGVYSFSKYYGVTGWRLGTIAVNQSNVFNKLLEELPSEQKEILHKRYSSLTPHPEKLTFMDRLVADSRTVAMNHTAGLSTPQQVQMALFSIFSLLDKENRYKKQTMEICHRRMNLLYEGLGLPKKHLPNDADYYTEFDLEIWSNHHFGHELTDYMQAHYKPIDILYRLAERSSIVLLNGEGFLAPSWSIRVSLANLEDEAYLKIGQELHHILQEIAEEWEEQKETKHNK; encoded by the coding sequence ATGGCTGAAACTAAGAATAAACAGGGAGCCGATGATGAAATGGAGCATATCAGCCCATTTGAGATAAAAAATAAATTAGTTGATCTGGCAGAAGGAAAGAAGAGAATGACGCGTACCATGCTGGATGCAGGACGGGGCAATCCAAATTGGATCGCAGCTACACCTCGTGAAGCTTTCTTCGTTTTAGGCCAATTCGCAGTATCTGAGTCACGGAGAGTTTGGAATGAGTATGATCTAGCGGGAATGCCAAGTCGTGAGGGTATCCAGGAACGGTTTGAGGCTTATGTCAAAGAACATTCTGAAGTTCCGGGAATTCAATTACTCAAAGACATTGTTGATTATGGCATTAATGAATTGGATTTTGATCCTGAAAAATGGTTGTATGAGCTCGTTGATGGAATAATTGGGGATAATTATCCGAATCCTGATCGGATGCTTGTCAGAACAGAAAAAGCTGTTCAGTCTTTCTTATTACAAGAACTGTACGGTAATGACACGTCAGTTGGCTCATTTGATCTTTTTGCTGTTGAAGGTGCAACAGCAGCTATGTGCTATATATTCGACACCTTATTTCGTAATTATCTGATACCAAATGGTTCAAAAATTGCCGTTATGGTTCCAATCTTTCCACCCTACATAGAAATACCAGAACTCCCGAACTTTGATTTTGATGTGGTGGATATTCGAGCCTCTGCTCTCGACAAGGAAGGCCACCACACTTGGCAATATCCAGATGAGGAACTAGAGAAACTAACTGATCCGACTATTAAAGCTGTGTTTATTGTCAATCCGAGCAACCCGCCATCAGTTGCTCTTACAAAGGAATCAAGACAAAAGATTATAGACATCGTCAAGAACAATAATCCTGATCTCATGATTATTTCTGATGATGTATATGGGACTTTTATAGAAGGGTTTCGCTCATTAATGGTGGACCTTCCCTATAACACAATTGGAGTCTATTCATTCTCTAAATACTATGGGGTGACAGGCTGGCGGCTAGGAACGATTGCAGTTAATCAATCAAATGTCTTCAATAAATTATTGGAGGAGCTTCCTTCTGAACAAAAAGAAATCTTGCACAAAAGATATTCATCACTGACTCCTCATCCTGAGAAATTAACCTTTATGGATCGGCTTGTCGCGGATAGCCGGACCGTTGCCATGAATCATACGGCAGGACTCTCAACCCCGCAGCAAGTTCAGATGGCTTTGTTCTCTATCTTTTCACTGCTCGATAAAGAGAATCGCTATAAAAAACAAACGATGGAAATTTGTCATCGCCGGATGAATCTACTCTATGAGGGACTTGGTTTACCTAAAAAGCATTTGCCTAATGATGCCGATTATTACACAGAATTTGATTTGGAGATTTGGTCTAATCATCATTTTGGACATGAACTGACAGACTATATGCAGGCACATTATAAACCAATTGATATTTTATACCGTCTGGCAGAACGATCTTCAATTGTTTTACTAAATGGAGAAGGCTTCTTAGCTCCTTCATGGTCCATTCGAGTGTCTTTAGCTAATTTGGAGGATGAAGCGTATCTTAAAATCGGCCAGGAATTGCACCATATTCTACAAGAAATTGCCGAGGAATGGGAAGAACAAAAAGAAACCAAACACAATAAATAA
- a CDS encoding cell wall hydrolase — protein MLAAGALLSLSAFTLTGKSEAATSHTVSSGQTYWTIAKGFGIPIDSLETANHYKSLYAGETITLPNAKFSSADKALLARLVHAEASGEPYAGKVAVATVVLNRVLSSQFPDTIPGVINQVSNGYYAFTPVKNGQINHPADADSKRAVNEAIALIGKGSGSLFFYNPSTATSSFDASRTVTVKIGHHVFAK, from the coding sequence ATGTTAGCAGCTGGAGCTCTTTTATCTTTATCCGCCTTTACTTTAACAGGTAAATCAGAAGCTGCAACATCCCATACTGTTTCTTCTGGTCAAACGTATTGGACGATTGCAAAAGGTTTTGGTATTCCAATAGATAGTTTAGAAACGGCCAATCATTATAAATCTCTATATGCAGGGGAAACGATCACACTGCCCAATGCGAAATTTTCTTCTGCAGATAAAGCTTTGCTGGCACGACTTGTTCACGCAGAAGCGTCTGGTGAACCTTATGCCGGGAAAGTGGCTGTAGCGACAGTTGTGTTAAACAGAGTGTTAAGCTCTCAATTTCCTGACACGATTCCTGGTGTGATTAACCAAGTTTCCAATGGTTATTATGCGTTTACGCCTGTTAAAAACGGGCAAATCAATCATCCGGCTGATGCAGATTCTAAAAGAGCGGTCAACGAAGCCATAGCGCTGATTGGTAAAGGAAGTGGATCTTTATTCTTCTATAATCCATCCACAGCCACATCCTCCTTCGATGCTTCTCGTACAGTGACTGTGAAAATAGGGCATCATGTTTTTGCAAAATAA
- a CDS encoding nicotinate phosphoribosyltransferase — protein sequence MYDENLTLFTDLYQLTMMYGYYQSGKMDEEVAFDLFFRKNPFKNGFTIAAGLETLIDYLNNLSFTHDDIDYLRSTGLFPDEGFFKELRNFRFTGEIHAVEEGMIVFPNEPIVRVHTRLFEAQLIETAILSMVGYQTLIATKANRIVNAANGKPVIEMGARRGQGPGSSIYGARAAYIGGVVATSNVIAGKRFNIPISGTHAHSWVMSFNSELEAFRKYARSYPDNLILLVDTYDVLKSGVPNAIKVFDEVHEALGRKPEKFGIRLDSGDLTYLSQKARQLLDAAGYPDAIIVASNDLDEYTMRELHTQGALIDSFGVGTKLITAYDQPALGCVYKLAAEKMDGKWVPRIKRSENVEKVTNPGLKKIVRFFNENTNEAIVDLIMLEDEKLPEQPFEVFDPIYTWKRKTVDAAKSLELLKPIFINGKLVYEVPSLEEVAKRTKENLKTFSSFHTRFSNPHEYHVDLSQKLWDTKMKLLSKITDDNV from the coding sequence ATGTACGATGAGAATTTAACACTTTTTACAGATTTGTATCAACTAACCATGATGTATGGCTATTACCAATCAGGTAAAATGGATGAAGAAGTCGCCTTTGATCTATTCTTTCGTAAAAATCCATTTAAAAATGGCTTTACCATTGCAGCAGGCTTGGAAACCTTGATCGATTATCTAAATAATCTAAGCTTTACACATGATGATATTGATTATTTAAGAAGCACAGGACTATTCCCTGATGAAGGTTTTTTTAAAGAATTACGTAATTTCCGTTTTACCGGAGAAATCCATGCCGTTGAAGAGGGGATGATTGTCTTCCCGAATGAACCGATCGTCCGAGTCCATACGAGGTTATTTGAAGCTCAATTGATTGAAACAGCTATTCTCTCTATGGTTGGCTATCAAACACTCATTGCGACAAAAGCCAATCGGATTGTCAACGCAGCAAACGGAAAACCGGTCATTGAGATGGGGGCAAGACGCGGCCAAGGCCCAGGAAGCTCTATCTATGGAGCAAGAGCTGCCTATATTGGAGGGGTAGTCGCCACCTCGAATGTAATAGCAGGCAAACGTTTCAATATTCCCATTTCCGGAACTCATGCTCATAGCTGGGTCATGAGCTTCAACTCTGAGCTCGAGGCATTTAGAAAATACGCGAGATCTTACCCGGACAATTTGATCTTACTCGTGGATACTTACGATGTCCTAAAATCAGGTGTGCCTAATGCGATTAAAGTCTTCGATGAAGTTCATGAGGCGCTTGGTCGAAAGCCTGAAAAATTTGGAATACGATTGGACAGCGGTGATTTAACTTATTTGAGTCAAAAAGCGAGACAGTTATTAGATGCTGCTGGATATCCGGACGCGATTATCGTTGCTTCTAACGATTTAGACGAGTATACCATGCGTGAACTCCATACCCAAGGAGCACTAATTGATTCCTTTGGTGTTGGAACAAAGCTCATTACGGCCTATGATCAGCCAGCATTGGGCTGTGTTTATAAACTGGCTGCTGAGAAGATGGATGGTAAATGGGTCCCTCGTATAAAACGCTCGGAAAACGTGGAAAAGGTCACGAATCCAGGACTGAAAAAAATCGTTCGTTTCTTTAATGAAAACACGAATGAAGCCATTGTTGACCTCATCATGTTAGAAGATGAAAAGTTGCCCGAACAGCCATTTGAAGTGTTTGACCCTATCTACACTTGGAAACGGAAGACAGTAGATGCGGCAAAGAGTCTCGAACTTTTAAAACCCATTTTTATAAACGGTAAATTGGTTTATGAGGTCCCTAGTCTTGAAGAAGTTGCAAAACGAACAAAAGAAAATCTCAAAACATTTTCTAGCTTCCATACAAGATTCTCCAATCCTCATGAATACCATGTCGATTTGTCTCAGAAGCTTTGGGACACGAAAATGAAGTTATTATCAAAAATTACAGATGATAACGTATAA
- a CDS encoding DMT family transporter, whose amino-acid sequence MRSLSKIKTLSLLVFLVIMWGINWPLSKYALHFCPPILFAGIRTLLAGLLLLIYALPNYKKFKFKQNWSAYLISAVLNIIIFYGLQTIGLKFMPAGLFSAIVFIQPILLGVFSWLWLGEAMYGLKIIGLILGFLGVAAISINGVLGHLSVIGILLALGTAFGWGLGTVYVKKQGAKVDSIWMVTSQLLIGGVLLSGVGSLTETWSDITWNLTFVSLLAFISIFVIAIGWLVFFTLVGAGEASIVGSYTFIIPLISVAASALFLHEAITLNLLGGLVLVIISILCVNIKPKSLQKKALDR is encoded by the coding sequence ATGCGTTCACTTTCAAAAATAAAAACACTATCCCTTCTTGTATTTCTCGTTATTATGTGGGGAATTAATTGGCCATTATCTAAATATGCCCTTCATTTTTGCCCCCCCATTTTGTTTGCTGGAATTCGAACATTGCTTGCGGGCCTTCTGTTACTGATTTATGCCTTGCCAAATTATAAGAAGTTCAAATTCAAGCAAAATTGGTCAGCCTATCTCATTTCTGCTGTCCTTAACATCATCATCTTTTATGGCCTGCAAACCATTGGACTTAAATTTATGCCTGCAGGGCTTTTCTCTGCGATTGTCTTCATACAGCCCATTCTTCTAGGTGTTTTTTCTTGGCTTTGGTTAGGCGAAGCGATGTATGGGTTGAAAATAATCGGTTTAATTCTTGGTTTCTTAGGTGTAGCCGCTATAAGCATTAATGGAGTTTTGGGTCATCTATCCGTTATCGGGATTCTGCTTGCCCTTGGAACCGCCTTTGGATGGGGACTTGGAACCGTTTATGTTAAAAAACAAGGGGCAAAAGTGGATTCGATTTGGATGGTAACCTCGCAGCTTCTCATTGGCGGCGTTTTATTATCAGGGGTTGGCTCGTTGACCGAAACATGGTCGGATATTACTTGGAATCTTACCTTTGTCTCCCTATTAGCCTTTATTTCCATTTTTGTTATCGCGATAGGCTGGCTCGTCTTCTTCACATTGGTAGGCGCTGGAGAAGCAAGCATTGTCGGCTCTTATACGTTCATTATTCCACTCATTTCCGTTGCGGCGAGCGCCCTGTTCCTTCATGAAGCGATCACACTGAACCTTTTGGGCGGGTTAGTTCTAGTCATCATTAGTATTCTTTGCGTCAACATTAAACCAAAATCGTTGCAAAAAAAAGCTTTAGACCGCTAA